A window from Kwoniella pini CBS 10737 chromosome 1, complete sequence encodes these proteins:
- a CDS encoding histone H2A.Z has translation MSSKVTGGKGGKSKTSSETKTLTSRSSKAGLQFPVGRIHRFLRSKNANNVRIGAKAAVYVAAIMEYLTAEVLELAGNAAKDLRVKRITPRHLQLAIRGDEELDLLIRATIAGGGVLPHIHKSLVAKQGAGKKVKLTPAA, from the exons ATGTCATCTAAAGTAACTGGTGGAAAAGGCGGAAAGTCAAAGACCTCTTCAGAGACAAAGACTTTAACTTCGAGATCATCCAAAGCAGGTTTACAG TTCCCTGTTGGTCGTATCCACAG ATTCCTACGAAGTAAAAATGCCAACAATGTTAGGATTGGTGCCAAAGCTGCTGTCTACGTAGCTGCTATCATGGAATATTTAACTGCTGAAGTACTAGAACTTGCTG GTAACGCTGCTAAAGATTTACGAGTTAAGAGAATTACTCCAAGACATTTGCAATTGGCCATTCGAGGTGATGAGgaattagatttattaattagAGCTACTATTGCTGGTGGTGGTGTTTTGCCGCACATTCACAAG TCCCTCGTTGCCAAACAAGGTGCTGGCAAGAAAGTCAAGCTCACACCAGCTGCTTAA